The following are encoded in a window of Impatiens glandulifera chromosome 5, dImpGla2.1, whole genome shotgun sequence genomic DNA:
- the LOC124940762 gene encoding glucan endo-1,3-beta-glucosidase-like yields the protein MSTIIIPQFWLEIVLFFCGNSGVKSIGVCNGALGDNLPIDQEVVNLCNANGIRKMRLYAPKQETLEALRDSNFFLILDAPNVQELASDPSVASQWVKTNVVPYWPGIQFKYIAVGNEIDPASDIAQFVHPAMINMHNALISEGLGEVIKVSTATWPAILGVSYPPSQSSFRDDARAFLDPIIRFLDDTQSQLLVNIYPYFSYKGNPQDISLSYALFTSQEVVVSDEGLGYTNLFDAILDSVYAALEKAGSPLGGVIVSETGWPSDGGFAASLENAGTYYTNLINHVKSGNNTPRRPQTAIDVYLFGMFDENLKNGEETEKHFGIFTPDMQPKYQLSF from the coding sequence atgagcACTATAATTATTCCACAATTTTGGTTAGAAATTGTTTTATTCTTTTGTGGAAATTCAGGTGTAAAATCTATAGGAGTGTGCAATGGAGCATTGGGAGATAATTTACCAATCGATCAAGAAGTTGTGAATCTTTGCAATGCAAATGGTATTCGAAAGATGCGACTTTACGCCCCAAAACAAGAAACCCTAGAAGCCTTAAGAGATTCCAACTTCTTCCTCATTCTCGACGCCCCAAATGTTCAAGAACTCGCATCTGATCCCTCGGTCGCGTCACAATGGGTCAAGACTAACGTGGTACCATATTGGCCAGGTATCCAATTCAAATATATAGCTGTAGGAAATGAAATTGATCCAGCCAGCGATATTGCACAATTTGTCCACCCCGCCATGATCAACATGCATAACGCCTTGATATCCGAGGGTTTAGGAGAAGTGATTAAGGTCTCAACCGCTACGTGGCCAGCGATCTTGGGAGTATCGTACCCTCCATCCCAAAGCTCTTTTAGGGATGACGCTAGGGCGTTCCTAGATCCAATTATAAGATTTTTAGACGATACTCAATCTCAACTTCTAGTGAACATATACCCTTATTTTAGCTATAAGGGTAATCCCCAAGATATTTCACTATCCTACGCTTTATTTACCTCACAAGAAGTCGTGGTATCGGATGAAGGTCTTGGATACACAAATCTTTTTGACGCCATTTTGGATTCAGTATACGCTGCTTTAGAAAAGGCAGGATCGCCCTTAGGTGGGGTTATCGTGTCGGAGACTGGATGGCCTTCGGATGGGGGATTCGCGGCAAGTTTGGAGAATGCGGGGACCTATTATACAAACTTAATTAACCATGTAAAGAGTGGAAATAATACCCCAAGGAGACCTCAAACGGCTATAGATGTTTACTTGTTTGGTATGTTTGATGAGAATTTAAAGAATGGAGAAGAAACTGAGAAGCACTTTGGAATCTTCACTCCGGACATGCAACCAAAATATCAACTTTCTTTTTAG